Sequence from the Cryptococcus neoformans var. neoformans JEC21 chromosome 1, complete sequence genome:
AGGCAGGGGTTGCCTTTCGAAGGATGTAAGCTGTGAGCCCATAATTGGCAAAGAGGCCGATTGTCCCAAGAGGTCccagcgaagaagagagctgAGAAGTAAATATCAAGAGGTCCAAAGCTGGTTTACCCATGTTACCACTATTGATTTGTCAGCTAGATGGTCTGAGAATAGTCGACTCACTAGAGAGCAGCTAAAGAGTCACAGAATCGTGCCACATCAGTGGTGATGAACCTTGATATCATATCagcttttttttctcgttCTTTCGGAAGTTAAGCTTACTGGTCGGCCGTTCCAGCGGCAGCTTCACTCGAGCCGCCGAATCCTCCatgcttcttttctctcccttcccccaTAGCCACCTGTCCACCCACCCCTGAGCCGAATTTGTAATAGTTAAGGTTGTCATTGCTGTGAAAGCTTCATCAGATTATCATCTTTCAGAGTAAAACGAAAGGGCAGATGCCAAGACAAGAGCATACAGATAGAGATCATGGATGTAACGGGTCAAATTGGTCCGGAATGCTAGCGCGAGTTTTCTCTCAAGGTATCGGATCTCAAGGGGTGTTAGTATATCATCACTGCCACGAGCTTCTGACTCAAGGTCCTGGGAAATCTTACCATGGCGTTGGTATAGGTGCTGGGCACAGCAAGGATAAACCACCATCCTAACCCCCTTAAAAACCCGACAGCATTAGCTGACACCTACAACCACATTTAGCCGATCTCCCGTTACTTGTTTATCCTTGGTCCTTGAACCACTGACCAGGTCACGGACGATTTTCCCGTCCAGTCTAGCGACCATTACACTCAATACTGTCCTTGAAActaagaagaaggaatggagCAACAGTAGAAAcacttcttttcccctctTACTGTTCATTTGTCAGGACGTACTCATCAACTGCGCTCGTAAACCATACCTAGGAAATGTGACTTTGAGTACGGCCTTTAGCATCCTCCAAAATTCCTTGTTCACCCCCAGCTTTTCGGAACCTGTCATCCGAGGAAACAGAGAAAGATGCTCCTTATATAGCTCGGAGGAAGTGGGTGTGATTCGGACCTTGGAAATTTTTCCCATATGCGGGACCAGCAGTGTTCGAGAGTCTGACGAGGGATCACGGATATAGAGGTCAaccagcttcttctccagagCAGGCGTATTGCTGAACATGAGGAGAGTTAATGGAATTTCAGAGCCTCAAGGCCAATGAAGCTTACAGAGGCGTTTcagcttctcttcttttccggTCGTTTCTGACTCTGACTCGTTCAGAATACCATTCTTGGACGGCCAAGCGGGGTGTGCTGACGACAGTTGAGCGGGATAACAAGGCGGCTAAAATGATGCTGAGGATAACCATCTGGCGAGATTTGGAAGGTGGGACGAATGGGCCCCTCGTCAGAGACGTGGGCAGGACAGATGACATTGCTGTTTCGGATTTCCCAAGGTAACGGGTTAAACAAATGGTATTGAGTGATATCGAAGCTCGGTCAATTCGGTCGATTGCAGCAATAGAGAGGATGGTAAGTTATTGCTTGCTATGCGCTACGGCCCATAGACTTCGTTCTCCACACGCATGAAACGAAACGAAGAGCGTACGTAGTATCGAACAGCGGCAGACGGATGTGTGAATAGAAGGAGCGGCTGGCATTCACCGATAACATAATGGCGAGGCTGAGTTCGGCTATATCGGTAACCGGCCAACACACGCGCCTACTTCAATCTCTTGTTTCGGCTTATACTCCTACTTCCATACGAGCAACAAAGAAAGCGTGCGCTAGTCTTTATCGAATAATGAAGATCCATCTAATGTATGCAGGTCGATTTATAAAACAATATAAAAGGCTTTGTCTCTCAGAGCTAAAGATCTGGGGAGTACCGCAGCTTCCATCATCTATCTATGATTGCTGCCTgcgccatcttcttcccatacGCACTTGCCCTCTTTTACATATCCCCAAAAATTAGAGCCATATCCTCCTCGCTCATTTGGCCATAACTATGGTATAGTCCCTCTGTATTGGTGGTACTGGAGCTATTTGTAACGATGGAAGGTGTGATGGATTTCGATGTCGAGGATGTAGAAATGCCGGTGTCAGAAACcactggaggaggaggcatCATATCGCCAGGATCCCCGGCCTGTACGGAGGGCCGCTCCCATGGTTTTGGTCTTTTGGTCATTATGGGCTGTGATGGTATTCCTTCCTGTGTACAAATTGCACAGATGGAGTCAACGTTGCGCCTCCTACCATTCGTGAATACCTTACGTTTAGTTCGTCTGGCACAGGCGTGGTCTCCACATGATCcgcttttccttccttgatCAACCTAACTAACATCTCAAAGCTCATGCCTTGTTGGCCGGTTTCACCTTTGGCCGTCAGCATGCGCCTAGCTTCTGCCAAAGTGTCGAGCTGTGCTATTGAACTGCCTGAGCTATTTGTGTTCGCGCCGCATTGGTACATCTGAGAATGGCGAGCATATGATTCCCAAGGGAGACTGATGTTCTTTTTGCTATGTACACAGAGCAGTTAGACTTTGATTAAGGGAGATAGCCTTGAATCGAATGACATACCGGGTGAAATAGAACCATTGTGCTCTAGACAGCATCTCGTCTATGCTTGAAGGATGAAGTTTTTTACCTCTGATTGCAGAAATAACTGTAGGAAGTCCAGCCTGAATGTCCTAAATTTCCAGTCGACACTATTAACTCTGTAAAACTCACCCTAAACTCTGGGTCATTATTGAATGGATAACTCTCGAACTCTTCGAACACCGACTGATTCGATCTTGATTGCGAGAGACCGCTATTGCTAGACTCACCCCCTTTTGGGATATCCATGCTGAGTACGGAGGACAATGTTACGAGAAACACTTAATGGGCTGATGGAGCCGAGTAAGTGCCAGATGAGATGGCGAAGGTTTGACTGAGTTCGGATGTTCGGCGGAGTGACAATGATAAACTGACGATAGTCAACTAGTATCGATCCTACTCTGTAGAGTCAACTAGACGACGTCTCACGGAATCGGCGCACGTGTTGGTTTCTGTAGTTATGAACGGCAGGCTAGATACTGTACAGGAGCCGATGGATATCGGAGAGAAGGTGACAACCGGAAGAGTGGCGGTAAAGGCAAGTATCTGGAGTGCTCCGCGTGGAGGATCTATAATAATTGTTGTTACAGCCTAGCAATATAGTACGCACTTGCGTCTTGGATAATCCCCTAGGCACGGACCTTAATTATGACCGCCGCCGCACACGCGTGCGTCTGTACTACGATCAGCAGTAATAATTCGTCGTAGGTTGTTGTTATTACAGGTTCAAGTATAACGAATCAAGTGGTTGCACCTATCCTCTCGATGCCTTACAAATTCGATATCGAAGTATTACTTGCGCTGCGCGAATGTGTGTGCAGTGCATGCTTTTTGACTTGAGAATCACTTCATAGTATCAGCCTATGTCATCAGCCGCCGCacgccaccaccacccaccACCGCTCATCACCATTTGATTCAAGGACAGACGGATCCGAGTCCATGCATGTGCTATGTATGTGCATCACGTGTATAGCCAGTGATTAGCACACTGTCGTCCGTCACTCCGTTATTTCCCAGCCGCATTCTTGTTCGAAACTCAAAGACTAGAAACAAAGAATCCAGAGGCCTTTTAtccggaagaaggacggcGAAAGTGACAAGATTTGCTTTCCCCCACAACTCCACATGCTTCTTTTCAGCAGTCATGTATGGAATCATTTGGACATGTTGTAGAGGGGAATCTTGCACTCTTTCATTTGCTACGCTGCTAAGTAGTGGCAGACTTTGCCCTATGCCACCACAaatgagatgatgagctctATGCAACTGTATAATACAAAGCATAATACTTGTATTGTAGCATTTGCTGGTAGCGTGCTGCAAATAGCATACTGCGCTAGCGTATGTTGCTTTCTTTTACGTGCAAAAGTAGTACAGCAGAATACATACATTCTACAGCGCAGCCGTTCATCATGTATAATTCCGTTGTTAAGCTGAGAACGAACGACCTTCCGGCTCCGTCGCCCGCATGCTTATCAGAGATTTGCAGTCCGTCCGCGACGCGACTTTCCCTTTGCTGTTTGTCGTTCGTTACTACTGTATTTTAAACTTAAACTTAACTTGTACAGGAGTCGGGCGATCGCGCTTGTTTTGACTTTCGCAAGTTAATCGACAAAAAATCAGGTAACTTCAATGGACCGCAACTTTTCTTATCCATTCAACAACGAACCAAATCTTTGTAGCAATCGGATAAATAGGCCGGTATATTAGTCTACGCAGCTTGGAAGCGTCTAATCAGCGCCCACGACTTCTTCGACTCGGTGCATAGTGATAAAACTTGTGGTGCCACGCACGTCAGTAATCCCCGATAGCAAGTAGAATTAACGATCAATAGTCGAGGCTAGATCTGTATAAGAGAGGTTTCAAAAATAGGGCGCACTCTACTGCGGTCAGCCTCTtaaggaggaaagaaaatCTTCTTTATTTGGATCCGCATCAGGAGTTAGTCATCTGATTACTCGAGACCATCAGCCGTGCGTCAAAGACAGACCGACAGACCAGATCGAGGGGGGTTCAAAAAGCGAGCGTGAGTGTCTGGCTGTCCTTTTCCAAGCTCTAAACATTACCCATCGGAATACCTACGGCGCCTGGCTGAATTAGCGAGCTATTGTGCGGTTGGTGTCTTCCCACCGTTAAGCGCTCTGTCGTGATCTAACGTGAATTATCACTGCGATTGAcaaagatggaagtgaagaCAGTCTCCACCTACTACCGTCCTGCATAGCCAAATGCTGCATGTACAAGGTTATCCATCATTTACAGGCTGCTGCGGCCAGGCGCTCGAAGGATCAAATAAGGTCCCAAGGAGTGATCAATGATCGGTGATGAACAATAAGGATGATGCTGATGTATACTCTAGGAGCCAAAAGCTTAAGACCCTTTGACGTGCCGTCTTCTGCCGAAACATATTTTGAGGACGTGATATACTGAATTTCCATGAGTACTTCACAGTTCACGACACAAACAAAGAGCGCAGAAAGAGACAGCGATCCATACACCGTAGAGCATGGATCATAGAGGGAGtagggagaagagcagcaGAAAGCATCAGGCACCGTGCTATTGTTCGCAACAGAGGAAGACGTCTGTGCGCGATATAACCGCACGAGGCAAGGGTCCACAGACTACGCTAAAGAAGGATCTCTCGGCGCGGTCACTGGCTACAAAAGATGGGGATTCCGTGTCAGCAATGTCTAGTACGTGGCGCAGTAGGGCCGTCCTTGTCAGAAAGCTAACTCGCTTCCACAGGAACATTTATGCTTCCACAAAGCCCCGCACTCCCcacaaaggagaagatgacagTTGCAGAGCTGGTAGATTTTGAGgcagaaaaagaggaacCCGAATTACACAGGCAGCGAATGCTGGCAAGCGAGAGGAGGATAATATATGGAGCTTTTATTGACAAGAGTGCTGAGGACGGAAAGGTTAGTGTCTTGTCTCCGGAATAGCACCTCGCTAATCTATACAGACTACCGAGTTTTCACAGAGCTCGTCCAAACCACATTGGGCACCACAGTATCAAGTACAAGGCTCCTCGGTTGCTCACAACCCACTCTCGCCTGTCCCCTCTCTACCACTTCCACCGCTTCCTAAGGCCTCTAAGACCTCTTTTGTCTCAAATGACTTCATTTCGCGatcatcctcgtctcctCTTAGTGCCTCCGTCAGCCGGAGCAATGACCATGTGTGGACATCAGAATCCGACCATGGGCATAATCAACCCAACAACCCTAGCTTTCTCAATCCAGGAAGGCCGTCTTCCGTCCGTACGCTGCGGCGAGAGTCGTCAATAGAAGCTCTGCGTCACGAACTAGCATTTGCTTCACTTTCTCTCAGAGTCTCAAGAAGGAGCTCTAATTCTTCGACGTTGTCCAATTTGTCCACTCTCTGTGGTAGCTATAGCTGGTCCGAAAGCGATACCCAGATTGGAGAGGCGGTACTGCAAGATCCAAGCCTAGCCTTCCAGCCCCAGGCTTTGCCCTATCCCAAAGCCAAACCTGCTTTATCACGACTCAGTATTGGCTCAGCTTCATCTGAATCACTGTCCATCGTCCTCGGGAACGACACACCCTCAGCCGTGAAAACTTTGACTTCTATTGAACTACAGACGCTGCCTTGCCACCCAATCCCGAACAAATCATCCCCCAAGTCGACGAGAAAATCCATTGAATGCGACTCCGTCACAGAGTTGGAAGTTTCGCCTTCAAAAAGTCATTTTTCACCGTTAGAGGTAAAACATAAGGTGCGGATATCAAGTTCTCTGGCGACCCATGTAATGTGGCCAGAGGGCacggaagaagacaacATCCCCATCAATGCGGTAGAGGCGGTCGGGAAGCAACCAACCGTGAATCGCGGTGTGTGGGAAGAAACGGGCCTATCACCTAGAAGCAAACCCCTCAATATCCCCCCTGGACCGCAACCtatgaaagagaaggaagcggaagcGTTCCAAACTGTTCAGTCCCCACCTCAAGCAAATGGAAAAGGACACAAAAGGTCTGACTCTTCGTTAAGCGTGATTCCGGCTTTTCCTCTGCCGCCGGATAGGGCAGAGGCGCCCCAAATCAGGTCGACCATTGCTTcggcagcaaggaaaaaagaagtaTCTCGACTATCacatgatgaggaagaggatggtgcCGCAGTTTCACTCGAGGAGAACGTTTGCCCCAATTCATGGCTGTTGGCTAGCCTACTATCCGCAGACGGAAAGGAAAATGCCAGGGCTGGAAAACGACTAATTGTTGAC
This genomic interval carries:
- a CDS encoding expressed protein, producing the protein MDIPKGGESSNSGLSQSRSNQSVFEEFESYPFNNDPEFRAGLPTVISAIRGKKLHPSSIDEMLSRAQWFYFTRKKNISLPWESYARHSQMYQCGANTNSSGSSIAQLDTLAEARRMLTAKGETGQQGMSFEMLVRLIKEGKADHVETTPVPDELNEGIPSQPIMTKRPKPWERPSVQAGDPGDMMPPPPVVSDTGISTSSTSKSITPSIVTNSSSTTNTEGLYHSYGQMSEEDMALIFGDM